Genomic segment of Danio aesculapii chromosome 25, fDanAes4.1, whole genome shotgun sequence:
TAAATGTATATGTTTGGGCaagatattaaatacaattttaaaaaggagcaaaaatcaaagagaaacacacacacatatatatatatatatatacaattttgttgaaatgttgtagtttgtaatttttttgcaatatttttcatgaatttaaatgtattatctttccatttctaaagatgttctgtaactaaaatattattttaatatatatatatatgtgtttaataaatctgtttgatttaaaaacacctaaatatattatacccatattcactgagaaatggattaaaatattcattttcaaaatgggctgtactcagttatgctgagcactctatataaatacaattcacacaggctcaccaaaactggacaatagaagattggagaaacgttgcctggtctgatgagtctcgatttctgctgcaacattcgggtggttgggtcagaatttggcgtcagcaacatgaaagcatggatccatcctgccttgtatcaatggttcaggctggtggtggtgttgtaatggtgtgggggatattttcttggtacactttggacccattagtaccaattgccaattgagcattgtgtcaacgccacagcctacctgagtattgttgcagaccatgtccatccctttatgaccacagtgtacccatgtcataaagcgtgaatcatctcagactggtatcttgaacatgacaatgagttcactgtactcaaatggcctccacagtcaccatatctcaatccaatagagcatctttgggatttggtggaactggagatttgtatcatggatgtgcagccgaccaatctgcagcaactgcgtgatgctctcatgtcaatatggagcaaaatctctgaggaatatttccagtatcttgttgaatctctgccatgaaggattaaggcaaaaggaggtccaacccggttctagtaaggtgtacctaataaagtggccggttctTCAGACCTTTTCACATGAATTTTGTCTCTATCGCAATTTATTTGTTGCATGTTGCGACCTTCAAAATAAAAACTGACTTCTggaaaatacttttaaatgtgAACACTTTCTAAAATTGGGGATATATGTGAAATAAGTTAAAAGCTCTATGGTTCAAACACTGTTGGCCTTTTCAGGATCTCTAGAGATGGAGGTTTTCGATTCGTCACATTGACATTTCTTTGTGTCAGAGACAATAAAGACCCAGGAAAGTATATAAAGAGTGTGTGAGCGCTGCAGGGTGTGATCTTACCTGAAGAACTGCCACACCTGTGCTGCTTTAACCTGTGTAAACTTACATGACCTATATTAAGACTACATTTTTGAGCAGTCGCTTCTGATGAGCTAGTTTACAAACTGTTTTTAACAGAAAGCGCATTTCAGGGTTGCCATGTCTTTGCAATAAACCCAGCCCAAAAATGTGCGATTTATATGTACAATTCCCATTCATTTGGGTCAGAACTTTTTAACGGAAGGCAATAAGCCGGCGGTTATAATTTGTTAGTCGTACATAAATTAAACCGGTTTTTCTGTAATATCACTAATAACCTGACAATTAATCAGGGTTAATAGCATCCAAAATAAGTTGCATTTATGTGTGTACATGTCTAAACactgtgtgtaaataaataaaacatataaaaaaagacatataaatatttaaatatagttgatataattatataattagatataaatatttgggcgacgcagtggcgcagtaggtagtgttgtcgcctcacagcaagaaggtcgctggtcaagcctcggctgggtcagttggcatttctatgtggagtttgcatgttctccctgtgttcgcgtgggtttcctccgggtgctccggtttcccccacagtccaaagacatgcggtacaggtgaattgggaaggctaaattgtccgtagtgtatgagtgtgaatgagtgtgtatggatgtttcccagagatgggttgcggctggaagggcatccactgcgtaaaacatgtgctggataagttggcggttcattccgctgtggcgagtcgcgtccccagattaataaagaaaatgaatgaatgatataaagatttaatttataaattgaaacaaacatattatacatataatgCGCTGAAACTACGCAAGGATTGTCTCCCTCATATCCCCAGTTACAGACTGAGAAGTAAAAAGAAATCCAAGTAGGAATAGAGAcagtaataaatacataaataaaaaaagcacagtAATAAATGAgtataaaaacaacataaataaatatgtttaaaaataaatgggataataaattaattaacccagggcgatccctgataaattagggactttGAAGGACAGTGAGTGCATAAAGTTTAAAAGAACCAAAatataactaaaaaataaaagcagaaaataatAAACTAAGGATATTATATAAAAGGTTGCTATGCccctgtatgtgtatatatatatatgtatatgtatatgtgtgtgtatatatatatatatatatatatgtgtgtgtatatatatatgtgtgtatatatatatatatatatatatatatatatatatatatatatatatatatatatatatatgtatatatatatatatatgtatatatatatatatatgtatatatatatatatatatatatatatatatatatatatatatatatatatatatatgtgtgtatatatatatatatatatatgtgtgtgtatatatatatatatatgtgtgtgtatatatatatatatatatgtgtgtatatatatatatatatatgtgtgtatatatatatatatatatatatatatatatgtgtgtgtatatatatatatatatatgtgtgtatatatatatatatatgtgtgtatatatatatatatatatatatgtgtgtatatatatatatatatgtgtgtatatatatatatatatatgtgtgtatatatatatatatatatgtgtgtatatatatatatatgtgtgtgtatatatatatatatatatatatatatatatatatatatatatatatatatatatatatatatatatatatgtatgtatatatatatatatatatatatatgtatatgtgtgtgtgtatatatatatgtatatgtgtgtatatatatgtatatgtgtgtatatatatttgtatatgtgtgtgtgtgtgtgtatatatatatatatatatatatatatatatatatatatatatatatatatatatatatatatatatatatatatatatatatatatatatatatatatatatatatatatatatatatatatatatatgtgtatgtgtatatatatgtgtatgtgtatatatatgtgtatgtgtatatatatatatatatatgtatgtgtatatatatatgtgtgtgtatatatatatatatgtgtgtatatatatatatatatgtgtgtatatatatatatatatgtgtgtatatatatatatatatatgtgtgtatatatatatatatatatatatatatatatatatatatgtatatgtgtgtatatatatttgtatatgtgtgtgtgtgtgtgtatatatatatatatatatatatatatatatatatatatatatatatatgtgtgtgtgtatgtgtatatatatatatatgtgtatgtgtatatatatatatatatatgtatgtgtatatatatatatatatatatatatatgtatgtgtatatatatgtatgtatatgtatatatgtgtatatatgtatatatgtgtatatatgtgtatatatgtatatgtgtgtgtatatatatatgtgtgtgtatatatatatatgtatatgtgtgtatatatatttgtatatgtgtgtgtgtgtgtgtatatatatatatatatatgtgtgtgtatgtgtatatatatatgtgtgtgtatgtgtatatatatatgtgtgtgtatgtgtatatatatatgtgtgtgtatgtgtatatatatatgtgtgtgtatgtgtgtatatatatatatatgtgtatgtgtatatatatatatatgtatgtgtatatatatatatatatatatatatatatgtatgtgtatatatatgtatgtatatgtatatatgtgtatatatgtatatatgtgtatatatgtgtatatatgtatatgtgtgtgtatatatatatgtatatgtatgtatatatatgtatatgtgcgagtatatatgtatatgtatgtatatatatatatatatatatatatatatatatatatatatatatgtatatgtatatatatatatatgtatatatatatgtgtgtatatatatatatatatatatatatgtatatgtatatgtgtgtatatatatgtatatgtatatgtgtgtatatatatgtatatgtatatgtgtgtatatatatatatatatgtatatgtatatgtgtgtatatatatgtatatgtatatgtgtgtatatatatatgtatatgtgtgtatatatatatatatatatatatatatatatatatatatatatatatatatatatatatatatatatatatatatatatatatatatatatatatatatatatatatattatttaggattgaattgaattaaatatccaatatatttgatttactaaTTCAATtcttgtatttctttatttttatatatttacatttatttattgatctatTTACACCCAGGGACATTGGTTAAAAGTAGCCCTGACTTGACAACTTGACGACCCTGTCTCATTTAAAATCTAGGTTTAAAATATCGGCTGGCGCTCTAGAGGGCGCGCTAATGCACAACTTTACTCAACGAGCGCTGGCGCCTTCTGCTGGTGGATAATCGCCACTGCACACAGTGTTATCAATGGAGTAATAAAGTTGTATATTATTGGTTTTATGACATGGCCTCTCTCGTGTTTCAGCTCTTCAGGGTGGAGATTCTCTTCAATGGAAGGAAGCACTTTGTTTTACGGCGACACGGTGAGTTTCAGGCGCTTCACAGGAGGGTGAAGAAGATTCTGCGAGTTCCTGATTTCCCCAGCAAGAGAAATCAACACCTCCGGACCAAACCGCTGGAGCAAAGACGACAGGAGCTCGAGGACTACATCCAGgtagactttttttttacatgtttgtgATATCATAATTAATATCTTTGGCATTTTGTATTAgctgctgtttttattattatttcatcaaatttgtattattttatttataaattatgtgAACACAAATAATATGATGAAGATAATCAGCATATAACATTGAGCATAATAAAAATACAGCTACGGTGAATTTTCTGATACTTGCTGGGAAAtgttacttttacaaacagaggtttcttaaaataaataccaACTCTTACAGATTTTTAGAACATTTAATTCATTCACTTAGATTAATTGATAATGAGAAATGTGCTTCTTTCTTGGAAAATTATGATGAGATCTTTCATGCCTCTTTCAGtccttttttattgcatttatttttattattattattatttttattaatgtattaaatttttttgctcttctttccttctttaaataacgaagaatcacctaaatgtaataactgccagactgctctcaccatcaaacatattctgttggaatgtagaagtttaaattccattagacaacaTTTGTATAAGGAgagcactttgatggacatttttaaaaaggttccagcaggaagagttttacatttttatcaaaaatagaactgaaaaaccatatttaactttgacattttttattgtaaatttgatctatttatattttatatatttgtctaagtattttatttttttatataatacgaatttgtttttatcatgcaatagtttaatgtatatccatttggccacgaaatagccataagttgctgatgtggcaataaatatgtaataaataataaataaaattagaaaggagtttataaactattatgtttagaaatgtgttggaaaaaaatgttcattcctttaaacagaaattgggggggaaatatacaggggggctaataatttagcagcgctgataattctgacttcaactgtaccgaGGTagtaacatttctttttttcattggCTGCCAATTGCAGGTGATTCTCTATCAGAACGATGTTGTTCCTCAAGAGCTTCTGGACTTCCTGCAGGTCAAACATTTTCATTCGGCGAGCAAGAGCTGCGGCTCTGAGTATGTTTACAACCattagtaataatttaataattgatgAATAGTTCTATATGAGAAGGAATATCACCACTATTTTCAGCCTGATTAATGATTTCCTAATTGTCATTTTCAGTGAAAACCAGTCAGATTATTGTCGAGAGCAGGAACACAGGTAAATTCATTCTCATatcatttaaccttcacccaacATTTTGATTATTgaacaatgttgttgttgtttttttaatgtatatatatttatagatttcaGTTATTTCATCAGCGAGTAGTTGGTTTTTCGGCTGACCCTTACCAGCTTGAATCCAGATCAGGTAAACATCATTACAGAAATGTGTATTTATTCCCCACCTGAATGCCTGCGATTAAGTTTCCATTGTGCTTACTTCTTCCTCTGCAGATCTTCCTGATATCGTGGTTGCTGGTGTCCTGCAGGGTTTTTACCCTAAAGATGTCAAAGTGAGTTTCAAAAAGACCTGCGGTAAACCCATTGGCGTCACCTGTGCACCAGCACAGCCCGTGCATCCCAAAATCCCCATTATTACCATCAACAGAAGCAGCGTCAGCTCACTGCCAGTATGAGCATCGCCTGGCAACTTGCTCTCTTTTAAATGTGCCTTTACTTGATTGTACAGTATGGATTGAATCCTTCTCATGTTAATATTGCAACCGTTTAGATGttatgtctttaaaaacagccCCATTAATCATATTtagcacaaaaaataaattaaattccgggtaacactttattttgatagtctatttgagtattagtagactgtctgcttaatagctgttgatactgctgctaatcAGACatataactgactataagaaacttatagcaagtacatgtcaacttacactaaccctaacagtctacttataatctaatgagaattagctgccatgtagatgcaatgtaacttaattcaactaacggaccatcaaaataaagtgtgaccaaacccGAAGTACAACTGTAGTCATACACCATATTCATAACTTTTTACTGTTAGAATATATTTATGTTTGACAAACAGAAATCATAATGATACTAAACAAAAAGCATATAAACGTGACTAACTTTATAGAATTGTAATAACTCTATTTAAATAGAAGCATTAATAACATTTAAGTATCCTGTG
This window contains:
- the snx22 gene encoding sorting nexin-22, producing the protein MLDHQCVSPVIEVFIPSLMREVDETGKLRKLFRVEILFNGRKHFVLRRHGEFQALHRRVKKILRVPDFPSKRNQHLRTKPLEQRRQELEDYIQVILYQNDVVPQELLDFLQVKHFHSASKSCGSDENQSDYCREQEHRFQLFHQRVVGFSADPYQLESRSDLPDIVVAGVLQGFYPKDVKVSFKKTCGKPIGVTCAPAQPVHPKIPIITINRSSVSSLPV